In the Streptobacillus moniliformis DSM 12112 genome, one interval contains:
- a CDS encoding ORF6N domain-containing protein, with amino-acid sequence MIEDKNIVIAQNREIQNMIYTIRGKQVMVDSDLAELYQVTTGRLNEQVKRNLNRFPSRFMFQLTDDEYKSLIS; translated from the coding sequence ATGATAGAAGATAAAAATATCGTCATTGCTCAAAATAGAGAAATACAGAACATGATTTATACCATTAGAGGTAAGCAAGTAATGGTCGATAGTGATCTTGCAGAATTATATCAGGTTACGACAGGACGTTTGAATGAACAAGTAAAAAGAAATCTAAATAGATTTCCATCTCGCTTTATGTTTCAATTAACAGACGATGAATATAAGTCTTTGATATCGTAA
- a CDS encoding helix-turn-helix domain-containing protein, with product MKVSYNGLWKILIDKNMNKKDLANACELSPATISKMGRGEFVSMDVLYRIGTKLGVDFGDMVSIIEQKK from the coding sequence ATGAAAGTCAGTTATAATGGATTGTGGAAAATTTTGATAGATAAAAATATGAACAAAAAAGACTTGGCGAATGCTTGCGAATTATCTCCTGCAACCATATCTAAAATGGGCAGAGGAGAGTTTGTCAGCATGGATGTTTTATATCGTATCGGAACTAAATTAGGTGTTGATTTTGGTGATATGGTTTCGATTATAGAACAAAAGAAATAA
- a CDS encoding ATP-binding protein codes for MSSREIGKITSVGIHGVIADVNSDLGNYINTIDGILFVGEVGSYVSIYEIGRTVIAEIIGVDEKTQLINSREMIKPNSKRQVYLNLIGEIVEDKFQFGVSKMPLIFSTVYIVSQKELITMLEVGKEEIKISEESNKTRAILLTIGKSVIFPDYDVKINIDKFFGFHFAVFGNTGAGKSNTVARILQNVFVKDHYSAKGAKFVIIDSNGEYNKAFSKLNEINQDIKHSLMIADEDIDSKFEIPVWALSADDWATLLHASEKTQMPVLKRAIDIARVFYSSDETNQELRNHILASTLLGIIQSSDSSPSKSDKLKAIVTKFGTNEIKMDSVLSNSKTLRQSMNINYGSMPDEEAVISFLSNHLNQELITENITRSMVPYSLEDFSQAVEFATLYEGSISSQRIQEYTATLMTRLNTIQEGIQGRILSRTTYNTIDDYIDMLLGENQIVDLDISTLDDASAEVVTKVLAKLLLDYLKRREIKADSPINFIIEEAHRFIKNEANYGAVGYNIFERIAKEGRKFGMLLGISSQRPSELSKTVVSQCSNFIVHRVQNPDDLQYISRMVPYINQNMIERLTYLQTGNALVFGSAINLPTLTKFAQANPTTDSDNAKISEKWYIE; via the coding sequence ATGAGTAGTCGTGAAATAGGGAAGATTACTTCAGTAGGCATTCATGGAGTAATAGCTGATGTAAATTCTGATTTAGGAAACTATATAAATACAATTGATGGAATCCTTTTTGTCGGAGAGGTTGGATCATATGTATCAATTTATGAGATAGGAAGAACTGTTATAGCAGAAATAATTGGAGTAGATGAGAAGACTCAGTTAATTAATTCAAGGGAAATGATCAAACCAAATAGTAAAAGGCAGGTTTACTTAAATTTGATTGGAGAAATAGTTGAGGATAAATTCCAATTTGGAGTATCAAAAATGCCATTGATTTTCTCAACTGTTTATATTGTTTCACAAAAGGAATTGATTACTATGCTTGAAGTTGGTAAAGAAGAAATAAAGATTTCTGAAGAGTCTAATAAAACTCGAGCGATTTTGCTTACAATAGGGAAATCAGTAATATTTCCGGATTACGATGTTAAAATAAATATTGATAAGTTCTTTGGGTTTCATTTTGCTGTTTTTGGAAATACTGGGGCAGGTAAGTCTAATACTGTAGCTAGAATTTTACAGAATGTTTTTGTTAAAGATCATTATTCGGCTAAAGGGGCGAAATTTGTAATAATTGATTCTAATGGTGAATATAACAAGGCTTTTTCGAAGTTAAATGAAATTAATCAAGATATTAAACATTCTCTAATGATTGCAGATGAAGATATTGATTCAAAGTTCGAAATACCAGTTTGGGCGTTATCAGCAGACGATTGGGCAACATTACTACATGCTTCTGAAAAAACGCAAATGCCTGTATTAAAAAGAGCGATAGACATTGCACGAGTATTTTATAGTTCTGATGAAACTAATCAGGAACTACGGAACCACATTCTTGCATCCACATTACTGGGTATTATTCAGAGTTCAGATTCTTCTCCATCTAAGTCGGATAAACTTAAAGCTATAGTAACAAAATTTGGAACTAATGAAATTAAAATGGATTCAGTTTTATCGAATTCTAAAACATTAAGGCAATCCATGAATATAAATTATGGTTCAATGCCCGATGAGGAAGCTGTTATTTCATTTTTATCTAATCATCTAAATCAAGAATTAATAACAGAAAATATCACACGATCAATGGTTCCGTATAGTTTAGAAGATTTTAGCCAAGCGGTTGAGTTTGCGACTCTGTATGAAGGGAGTATTAGTTCACAGAGAATACAAGAATATACTGCAACTTTAATGACCCGATTGAATACCATTCAGGAAGGAATCCAAGGACGCATTCTCTCGAGAACAACATATAATACTATTGATGATTATATAGATATGTTATTGGGTGAAAACCAAATAGTGGATCTTGATATTAGCACACTGGACGATGCTTCAGCAGAGGTTGTAACAAAAGTTTTGGCTAAACTTTTATTAGATTATTTGAAGAGAAGAGAAATAAAAGCAGATTCACCGATAAATTTTATAATCGAAGAAGCACATAGATTCATAAAAAACGAAGCAAATTATGGAGCGGTTGGATATAATATTTTTGAAAGAATTGCTAAAGAAGGTCGCAAATTTGGAATGCTTTTGGGAATATCATCTCAAAGACCAAGTGAATTGTCTAAAACAGTAGTATCACAGTGTAGTAATTTTATTGTTCATCGTGTACAAAACCCGGATGATTTGCAATATATATCTAGAATGGTTCCATACATAAATCAGAATATGATAGAAAGGCTTACTTATCTTCAGACAGGAAATGCATTGGTTTTTGGTAGTGCAATAAATCTTCCGACATTAACTAAATTTGCTCAAGCGAATCCTACAACAGATAGTGATAATGCAAAAATATCAGAAAAATGGTACATTGAATAA
- a CDS encoding site-specific DNA-methyltransferase codes for MANLSKIRREKMLEYLEKLKGINNDDENIRAITEIENALNEKKYGLVWEEHSEKVDEMLEHNIPIFIEDETRKITANEDEAYNFLLEGDNLHSLKLLEKTHKGKIDVIYIDPPYNTGNKDFIYDDCFVDKTDGYSHSKWLSFMEKRLLIARELLSDEGVIFISIDDNEQAQLRLLCDSVFGEDNFIGEYIKQSKVGGGNDSKFIVKEHEYCKCYAKNINATRPMNIKHNAEYLKRYKEEDSDGKYFWDTFARPGLKNPIIYDIVAPDGSVINNGWIRSKERFDKEYAEGKIRLLKKKNGQWSVQFKQYLNMDGKTPRSMTMDFGGTTDGDSELKNIFGKKIFNYPKSIKYLKTLLSTINNKEVIVLDFFAGSGTTGHAVMQLNKEDGGNRKYILCTNNENNICEEVTYQRLKNIQEDLPHNLKYYKTEFIPKFSDEEDSISDKMMEHIRELIELEYAIELDGEKYIVLNDEDELDVSISKIENYGKLFVRSGIFLSRSNQRILEEKGVGIIEIPEYYFREELKEVGEL; via the coding sequence ATGGCAAATTTATCCAAAATCAGGCGTGAAAAAATGCTTGAATATCTTGAAAAATTAAAAGGAATCAATAACGATGATGAAAATATCCGTGCTATAACGGAGATTGAAAATGCCCTTAATGAAAAGAAATATGGACTTGTATGGGAAGAACACTCTGAAAAAGTTGATGAAATGCTGGAACATAATATCCCAATCTTTATAGAAGATGAGACGAGAAAAATTACAGCAAATGAAGATGAAGCATATAACTTTTTGCTTGAGGGAGATAATCTTCATTCCTTGAAACTTTTAGAGAAAACGCATAAGGGCAAGATTGATGTTATCTATATAGATCCGCCGTATAATACGGGGAATAAAGATTTTATTTATGATGACTGTTTTGTAGATAAAACCGATGGATATTCTCATAGCAAATGGCTTTCTTTTATGGAGAAAAGATTACTAATTGCAAGAGAACTTTTAAGTGATGAGGGTGTTATATTTATAAGTATCGATGATAATGAACAAGCTCAACTGAGATTGCTGTGTGATAGTGTGTTTGGCGAGGATAATTTTATAGGCGAGTATATAAAGCAATCAAAAGTTGGTGGTGGGAATGATAGTAAATTTATTGTTAAAGAGCATGAATACTGTAAATGTTATGCTAAAAATATCAACGCAACTAGACCAATGAATATTAAGCATAATGCAGAATATTTAAAAAGGTACAAAGAAGAAGACAGCGATGGAAAATATTTTTGGGATACATTTGCACGACCAGGGTTAAAAAATCCGATTATTTATGACATTGTTGCACCAGATGGGAGCGTTATAAATAATGGATGGATTAGATCAAAGGAACGATTTGATAAGGAATATGCGGAAGGGAAAATTAGACTTTTGAAAAAGAAAAATGGACAGTGGAGTGTTCAATTTAAACAATATCTAAATATGGATGGCAAAACTCCAAGAAGTATGACAATGGATTTTGGAGGGACAACCGATGGAGATAGTGAACTGAAAAATATTTTTGGAAAGAAAATATTTAATTATCCAAAATCTATTAAATATTTAAAAACGCTTTTGTCGACTATAAATAATAAAGAGGTTATTGTTCTCGACTTCTTTGCAGGGTCTGGTACTACAGGTCATGCAGTAATGCAGCTTAACAAAGAAGATGGAGGTAATCGCAAATATATTCTTTGTACGAATAATGAAAATAATATTTGCGAGGAAGTGACTTATCAGAGACTCAAGAATATTCAAGAGGATTTACCACATAATCTGAAATACTATAAGACGGAATTTATTCCAAAGTTTTCTGATGAAGAAGATAGTATATCCGATAAGATGATGGAGCATATTAGAGAGTTGATTGAGCTAGAATATGCTATCGAGCTTGATGGTGAAAAATATATCGTCCTTAATGATGAAGATGAATTAGATGTGAGTATATCCAAAATTGAAAATTATGGAAAATTATTTGTGCGTTCGGGCATATTCCTATCACGGAGTAATCAAAGAATACTTGAAGAAAAGGGAGTCGGTATCATTGAAATTCCGGAATACTATTTCAGAGAGGAGCTAAAGGAGGTTGGCGAGCTATGA
- a CDS encoding DEAD/DEAH box helicase family protein → MIDIKLKNFQENAVDFLFSKTTDSNSKPKIVMQSPTGSGKTIILVAYIEKYLDFHRDSVVCWFCPGKGELEEQSKEKMERFAPTLKTGNVFDILNTGFESATTYFINWETITKKDNTAIRDSERKNLFERISEAHNRNLNFIVIIDEEHQNNTSKAEDIISSINAKYEIRVSATPNKRVVGEFYEIPEIDVINEGLTTRFMYINDGLDTAHVENILHETDILLEKADEVRKKISRAYIDEKEDIRPLVLVQFPNLNDDLIEHVEEKLNLMGYSYENKLLASWFSAENKEEKNRKSKKLGKINIGTTDADSITKSNATPVFLLFKQALATGWDCPRAKILVKLRENMSETFEIQTLGRLRRMPKAKHYGREILDCSYLYTFDEKYKLEVIKAGNGFETQRVFLKEEPKKIKLVKETRNLDGSYIDEQAIRNRVYEFFKNKYHLSNTKADNIKLLENNGFIFGTALSRRYLTGKYITLMEVREEEANYNAMSIEANTHTHGIELQHNVDAIKKHVGLAYNKTSQILKTLFLKGFGNNRYKLLNLTLREYYAFIINNADFLKRDFIEFSGQRQDQLVFLENKTEEFKIPEEEHYRCVPFERYVKELESNVYKGYNTSMITDDFRSTSERLFEKYCEKNENVKYVYKNGDSGQQYLSIVYGTNFDKQRLFYPDYIVQLKDETIWLIETKGGEKQGQSKNIDVQIENKFEVFKQFANKHNYSFGFVRDKNDELYLNNTEYMDDMNDNSWVLLEEKF, encoded by the coding sequence ATGATAGATATTAAACTTAAAAATTTTCAAGAAAATGCCGTTGACTTCTTGTTTAGCAAAACGACTGACAGCAATTCCAAACCTAAGATTGTGATGCAGAGTCCGACAGGCTCCGGCAAGACGATTATTTTGGTAGCCTATATTGAAAAATATCTTGATTTCCATAGAGATAGTGTAGTTTGTTGGTTTTGTCCAGGAAAGGGAGAACTGGAAGAGCAATCGAAAGAAAAGATGGAACGCTTTGCTCCGACTCTAAAGACCGGCAATGTATTTGATATTTTGAATACGGGATTTGAAAGTGCGACTACCTACTTTATTAACTGGGAGACGATTACAAAAAAAGATAATACCGCCATAAGAGATAGCGAAAGGAAAAATCTGTTTGAACGAATTAGTGAAGCCCATAATCGCAACTTAAATTTTATTGTCATCATTGATGAAGAACATCAGAATAATACTTCAAAAGCAGAGGATATTATCTCAAGCATCAATGCAAAATATGAAATTCGTGTATCGGCAACACCGAATAAAAGGGTGGTTGGGGAATTTTATGAAATCCCCGAGATTGATGTAATAAACGAAGGACTTACTACAAGATTTATGTATATCAATGATGGACTTGATACCGCCCACGTTGAAAACATATTACATGAAACTGATATTCTGTTAGAGAAGGCTGATGAAGTTAGAAAGAAAATTTCTCGAGCCTATATTGATGAAAAAGAAGATATAAGACCACTTGTGTTAGTTCAATTTCCTAATTTGAATGATGACCTAATAGAGCACGTGGAAGAAAAGCTGAATTTAATGGGCTATTCTTATGAAAACAAGCTTCTTGCAAGCTGGTTTTCGGCAGAAAACAAAGAAGAAAAAAATAGGAAATCCAAAAAATTAGGGAAAATAAATATCGGAACAACAGATGCGGATAGCATCACAAAATCAAATGCTACGCCCGTGTTTTTGTTGTTCAAACAAGCTCTTGCAACAGGGTGGGACTGCCCACGAGCAAAGATACTCGTTAAGCTTCGTGAAAATATGAGTGAAACTTTTGAGATTCAAACGCTGGGCAGACTTAGAAGAATGCCTAAGGCAAAACACTATGGTAGGGAGATTTTGGATTGCTCATATCTTTATACTTTTGATGAAAAATATAAACTGGAAGTAATAAAAGCCGGTAACGGTTTTGAAACGCAGAGAGTATTTCTAAAAGAAGAGCCTAAGAAGATAAAACTTGTTAAAGAAACAAGGAATCTTGACGGCAGCTACATCGATGAGCAAGCCATTAGAAACAGAGTTTATGAGTTTTTTAAGAATAAGTATCATCTTTCCAATACAAAAGCTGATAATATCAAACTATTGGAAAATAACGGATTTATTTTTGGAACAGCACTTTCAAGACGATATTTAACCGGCAAATATATAACTTTAATGGAAGTAAGAGAAGAAGAGGCTAATTATAATGCGATGTCAATCGAAGCTAATACCCATACTCATGGTATTGAACTTCAGCATAATGTTGATGCTATAAAGAAACATGTGGGGCTCGCATATAACAAAACCAGTCAGATTTTGAAAACATTGTTTTTGAAAGGTTTTGGGAATAATAGGTATAAGCTTTTGAATCTGACTTTGAGAGAGTATTATGCCTTTATTATCAATAATGCAGATTTTTTGAAAAGGGATTTTATTGAATTTTCAGGACAAAGACAGGATCAGCTCGTGTTCCTTGAGAATAAGACGGAAGAATTTAAAATTCCAGAGGAAGAACATTATAGGTGCGTTCCTTTTGAAAGATATGTAAAAGAGCTGGAAAGCAATGTGTATAAGGGTTATAACACTTCTATGATTACGGATGATTTTCGTTCTACATCGGAAAGGCTGTTTGAGAAGTATTGTGAAAAGAATGAAAATGTGAAATATGTTTATAAAAATGGCGACAGTGGACAGCAATATTTATCCATCGTATATGGTACAAATTTTGATAAACAAAGACTATTCTATCCTGATTATATTGTGCAGCTTAAAGATGAAACAATCTGGCTAATTGAAACAAAGGGTGGAGAAAAACAGGGGCAGAGCAAAAATATTGATGTTCAGATAGAAAATAAGTTTGAAGTGTTTAAACAATTTGCGAATAAACATAACTATAGCTTTGGGTTTGTCAGAGACAAAAATGATGAGTTATATCTAAATAACACAGAGTATATGGATGATATGAATGATAATAGCTGGGTGTTGCTTGAGGAGAAGTTTTAA
- the guaA gene encoding glutamine-hydrolyzing GMP synthase, whose product MLKRKKIIVIDFGSQYSQIIARRIREMEVYCEMVREFDFNNLEDVIGIIFSGGPSSVYLENSPTIDKKIFDLGIPILGICYGLQLITHLNGGKVEAAQEREFGRALLQVMEKENPLFIDVPKEVNIWMSHNDHITEIAKGFRVIAKTDSSIAAIANNNNVYGLQFHPEVSHSEFGKKMIENFIFNICKAEKNFIITNFIEEKIKQIKETVGDKKVMLGLSGGVDSSVAAVLINKAIGDNLICVFVDTGLLRYDEANRVYDYYKSNFNLNIVKVDAGDRFLSKLKGVDEPEAKRKIIGKEFVEVFNEEAAKLKGGKDVEFLAQGTIYPDVIESQAVEGVSHTIKSHHNVGGLPEEMTFKLLEPLRELFKDEVRQVGKEMGMPESIVNRHPFPGPGLGIRVIGEVTKEKVNILQEADEIFINELMKDGLYHSVSQAFVTLLPVKTVGVMGDVRTYEYVAAIRSVDTIDFMTATWSKLPYEFLEKVSNMIVNQVNGINRVVYDISSKPASTIEWE is encoded by the coding sequence ATGTTAAAAAGAAAAAAAATTATTGTTATTGATTTTGGATCACAATATTCTCAAATTATTGCAAGAAGAATAAGAGAGATGGAAGTATACTGTGAGATGGTGAGAGAATTTGATTTTAATAATTTAGAAGATGTTATAGGGATAATATTTTCAGGAGGACCAAGTTCAGTATATTTAGAAAATTCACCAACTATAGATAAAAAAATATTTGATCTAGGTATACCAATACTTGGAATATGTTATGGGTTACAATTAATTACTCACTTAAATGGTGGGAAGGTAGAAGCAGCACAAGAAAGAGAATTTGGTAGAGCATTATTACAAGTAATGGAAAAAGAAAACCCTCTATTTATAGATGTACCTAAGGAAGTAAATATATGGATGAGTCATAATGATCATATTACTGAAATAGCTAAAGGATTTAGAGTAATAGCTAAAACAGATTCATCTATTGCAGCTATAGCTAACAACAATAATGTATATGGTTTACAATTCCATCCAGAAGTATCTCATTCTGAATTTGGTAAAAAAATGATAGAAAATTTTATCTTTAATATTTGTAAAGCAGAAAAGAATTTCATAATAACTAATTTTATAGAAGAAAAAATAAAGCAAATTAAAGAAACTGTAGGAGATAAAAAAGTAATGCTTGGACTTTCTGGTGGTGTAGATTCATCGGTTGCAGCAGTATTGATTAATAAGGCTATAGGAGATAATTTAATTTGTGTTTTTGTTGATACAGGACTTTTAAGATATGATGAAGCAAATAGAGTATATGATTATTACAAATCTAATTTTAATTTAAATATTGTTAAGGTTGATGCTGGAGATAGATTTTTATCAAAATTAAAAGGAGTAGATGAACCAGAAGCTAAGAGAAAAATAATAGGTAAGGAATTTGTTGAAGTATTTAATGAAGAGGCAGCTAAGCTTAAAGGTGGAAAAGATGTAGAATTTTTAGCTCAAGGAACTATTTATCCTGATGTTATTGAATCTCAAGCAGTAGAAGGAGTTTCACATACTATTAAATCACACCATAATGTTGGGGGACTTCCAGAAGAAATGACATTTAAGTTACTAGAACCTTTAAGAGAATTATTTAAAGATGAAGTAAGACAAGTTGGAAAAGAAATGGGAATGCCAGAAAGTATTGTTAATAGACACCCATTTCCAGGACCAGGATTAGGAATTAGGGTTATAGGAGAGGTTACAAAAGAAAAAGTTAATATATTACAAGAAGCAGATGAAATATTTATTAATGAATTAATGAAAGATGGGCTATATCATAGTGTATCACAAGCATTTGTAACATTACTTCCAGTTAAAACAGTTGGTGTAATGGGAGATGTTAGAACATATGAATATGTAGCGGCTATAAGATCTGTAGATACTATAGATTTCATGACAGCTACTTGGTCAAAACTACCATATGAATTTTTAGAAAAAGTATCAAACATGATAGTAAATCAAGTAAATGGAATTAACAGGGTTGTTTATGATATTTCATCTAAACCAGCAAGTACTATAGAGTGGGAGTGA
- the cls gene encoding cardiolipin synthase, whose protein sequence is MSKIKEKSKKSIVKLIFSRTLIVTVLLLIEIALILASIIWLGNNVYLLIGGGRLTSFVMIIYLINNRQNSNVKLVWIILILLVPFFGICLYWFIKFDFGSRMMKNRIVEIQNQTKNVLVQKQEIINNLRENKLFELRNIAKYIKKTGGYNIYQDSEIKYYSLGEYMFFDMLIALKNATKFIFLEYFIIEHGKMWDSILEILKQKVLEGVEVRVMYDGTCEYSTLDRDYPRELMIDGIKAQAFSPVKPFVSTHYNNRNHRKIMVIDGEIAFTGGVNLADEYINEVSKFGHWKDTGIRIMGDGVKPLTLMFLQSWNIFDYGSNDYSKYVNVSHDIKNDGYIIAYGDEPFDDELLGQNIYIDILNNAKEYVYIMTPYLIIDNEMLAAIKLAAIKGVDVKIILPHIADKEMPFALAHNHYSELIDSGVKVYEYTPGFVHGKMFVSDDIKAVVGTINLDYRSLYHHFENAVYMYNVDAIKDIKNDFIETFKKSQIFTNRDLKEDKLLRKLIGKLMKIFAPLI, encoded by the coding sequence ATGTCTAAGATAAAAGAAAAAAGTAAAAAAAGTATTGTAAAATTGATTTTTAGTAGAACTTTGATAGTTACAGTATTATTATTAATAGAAATTGCATTAATTCTAGCTTCAATAATTTGGCTTGGAAATAATGTTTACTTGTTAATTGGAGGAGGAAGATTAACTAGTTTTGTTATGATAATTTATTTAATAAATAATAGACAAAATTCTAATGTTAAATTAGTTTGGATAATATTAATATTATTAGTTCCTTTTTTTGGAATTTGTCTATATTGGTTTATTAAATTTGATTTTGGAAGTAGAATGATGAAAAATAGGATAGTTGAAATACAAAATCAGACAAAAAATGTTTTAGTACAAAAACAGGAAATAATTAATAACCTTAGAGAAAATAAATTATTTGAACTTAGAAATATAGCAAAATATATTAAAAAAACAGGGGGATATAATATATATCAAGATAGTGAAATTAAGTATTATTCTCTAGGTGAATATATGTTTTTTGATATGTTAATAGCTTTAAAGAATGCGACTAAATTCATATTTTTAGAGTACTTTATAATAGAGCATGGTAAAATGTGGGATTCTATACTTGAAATACTTAAACAAAAAGTATTAGAAGGAGTAGAAGTTAGAGTAATGTATGATGGAACTTGTGAATATTCTACTTTGGATAGGGATTATCCAAGGGAATTAATGATAGATGGGATTAAAGCACAGGCATTTTCACCAGTAAAGCCTTTTGTTTCAACACATTATAACAATAGAAATCATAGAAAAATCATGGTTATAGATGGAGAAATCGCATTTACAGGAGGAGTTAATTTAGCAGATGAGTATATTAATGAAGTTTCTAAATTCGGTCATTGGAAAGACACAGGCATAAGAATAATGGGAGATGGGGTTAAACCATTAACTTTAATGTTTTTACAATCTTGGAATATTTTTGATTATGGAAGTAATGATTATTCTAAATATGTTAATGTTTCACATGATATTAAAAATGATGGATATATAATTGCATATGGTGATGAACCATTTGATGATGAACTTTTAGGTCAAAATATATATATAGATATATTAAACAATGCAAAAGAATATGTATATATTATGACACCTTATTTAATCATAGATAATGAAATGCTTGCAGCTATAAAACTTGCAGCTATTAAGGGTGTAGATGTTAAAATAATACTACCACATATAGCAGATAAGGAAATGCCTTTTGCATTAGCACATAATCATTATTCTGAACTTATAGATTCAGGAGTTAAAGTGTATGAATATACTCCAGGATTTGTTCATGGTAAGATGTTTGTATCAGATGATATTAAAGCCGTAGTTGGAACAATTAACTTAGATTATAGAAGTCTTTATCATCATTTTGAAAATGCAGTATATATGTATAATGTTGATGCAATTAAAGATATTAAAAATGACTTTATTGAAACATTTAAGAAATCACAAATATTTACTAATAGAGATTTAAAAGAAGATAAATTATTAAGAAAATTAATAGGTAAATTAATGAAGATATTTGCTCCATTAATATAG
- a CDS encoding SIR2 family protein: MEGEKNISYFKGKNETKVDLDYVKNEMAQFLQLDNLNFLLGAGCSSHVENDVEYGIPGMANLYKGFFEQHRGFDIAGSDAESIFDGNLEKMLETMEAIAVAAIVKQTDNDIEEKICSVQKYIRNKIIEGLHGKEVLSFYRNFYIKTVTHGRKHPINIFTTNYDLYNEQALDSLSFPYNNGFIGTYKRSFNPASYKYAYVEDMNLSNNIWERVPNFYNLYKIHGSISWVKNENNINEIDYKHISEDDTVMIYPTPLKDRTTLMTPYSDLFRAMETALLKKNSVLITLGYSFADDHINRIILNSLAIPTFKLVIFGQSDSISRLIEMDDSRIIVINSQDKIHYFKNFVEKAMPDVQADVKEQIDLPVVTELIKAFEGVKHE, encoded by the coding sequence ATGGAAGGCGAAAAGAATATTTCATATTTCAAAGGAAAAAATGAAACAAAAGTTGATCTTGATTATGTTAAAAATGAAATGGCTCAATTTTTACAACTGGATAATTTGAATTTTTTATTGGGAGCGGGTTGTTCTAGTCATGTCGAAAACGATGTGGAATACGGAATACCAGGTATGGCTAATTTATATAAGGGCTTTTTTGAACAACACAGAGGATTTGACATTGCTGGAAGTGATGCAGAATCAATTTTTGATGGAAATTTAGAGAAAATGCTTGAAACAATGGAGGCAATTGCTGTTGCTGCAATAGTGAAACAAACTGATAATGATATAGAAGAAAAAATTTGCAGTGTACAGAAATATATTAGGAATAAGATTATTGAAGGACTGCATGGAAAGGAAGTATTAAGCTTTTATCGTAATTTTTATATAAAAACTGTCACACATGGAAGAAAGCATCCGATAAATATTTTTACAACTAATTATGATTTATATAATGAACAAGCCTTGGACTCTCTATCATTTCCGTATAACAACGGGTTTATTGGTACTTACAAAAGGTCATTTAATCCAGCTAGTTATAAGTATGCGTATGTAGAGGATATGAATTTATCCAATAACATATGGGAAAGAGTCCCTAACTTCTACAATTTATATAAAATACATGGTTCTATTTCTTGGGTTAAAAATGAAAATAACATAAATGAAATAGATTATAAACATATAAGTGAAGATGACACGGTTATGATTTATCCTACTCCATTAAAAGACAGAACTACTTTGATGACTCCATACTCTGATTTATTTAGAGCAATGGAAACTGCTTTGCTTAAAAAGAATAGCGTTTTAATAACATTAGGATATAGTTTTGCAGATGATCATATTAATCGAATAATTTTGAATTCTTTAGCTATTCCAACATTTAAGCTTGTTATATTTGGGCAGAGTGATTCTATTTCAAGATTAATTGAAATGGATGATTCACGTATTATAGTTATTAATTCACAAGACAAGATTCACTATTTTAAAAATTTTGTAGAGAAGGCTATGCCAGATGTTCAAGCTGATGTTAAAGAGCAAATAGATTTACCTGTTGTTACTGAATTGATAAAAGCATTTGAGGGTGTGAAACATGAGTAG